In the genome of Helicobacter colisuis, one region contains:
- a CDS encoding biopolymer transporter ExbD, whose product MRYSKRMDSINIVPFIDIMLVLLVIVLTSATFIAQGKIPIAIPKAQGSETIKEELKSVEITINAQGEYFLDKNQASLEAIKEALLEMSKDTPILLRGDQKSYFEKFIALVGMLNEIGRVNVDIQVEQIQ is encoded by the coding sequence ATGAGATATTCTAAGCGAATGGATAGTATTAATATCGTCCCCTTCATTGATATTATGCTTGTTTTATTAGTTATTGTTTTAACAAGTGCGACTTTTATTGCGCAAGGCAAGATACCCATTGCAATCCCTAAAGCACAAGGTTCTGAGACTATAAAAGAAGAATTAAAAAGTGTGGAAATTACTATTAATGCACAAGGGGAGTATTTTTTGGATAAGAATCAAGCTAGTCTTGAAGCAATCAAAGAAGCGCTTTTGGAGATGTCAAAAGACACTCCAATTTTGCTTAGGGGGGATCAAAAAAGCTATTTTGAAAAATTTATTGCGCTTGTTGGAATGTTAAATGAAATTGGGCGTGTGAATGTTGATATACAAGTGGAGCAAATACAATAA
- the exbB gene encoding TonB-system energizer ExbB — MFGLNLKEIVEYGVMGILILMSIIALWAVFERFLFYRYIKLVLYENKTELEIDLSKNLTLIATIGSNAPYVGLLGTVFGIIMTFVQIGQLGMVDTANIMTGLALALQATAGGLLVAIPSIIFYNLLMRKSEVLIAQWEILQEKKQRNRSKEVESF; from the coding sequence TTGTTTGGATTAAACTTAAAAGAAATAGTAGAATATGGTGTGATGGGGATTTTGATACTAATGAGCATCATTGCGCTATGGGCAGTTTTTGAGCGATTTTTATTTTACCGCTATATCAAGCTTGTTTTGTATGAAAATAAAACAGAGTTAGAAATTGATCTCTCTAAGAATCTAACTTTGATTGCTACTATTGGTTCAAATGCGCCTTATGTTGGGCTTTTGGGAACGGTGTTTGGAATTATTATGACTTTTGTGCAAATAGGGCAATTAGGAATGGTGGATACTGCAAATATTATGACAGGACTTGCATTGGCTCTACAAGCTACAGCAGGTGGGCTTTTGGTTGCAATTCCATCCATTATTTTTTATAATCTTTTGATGAGAAAAAGTGAGGTTTTGATTGCGCAATGGGAGATTTTGCAAGAGAAAAAACAACGCAATCGTTCAAAAGAAGTTGAATCTTTTTAA
- the smpB gene encoding SsrA-binding protein SmpB gives MKIIATNKKALYDFFILEKYEAGIALEGSEVKSIRAGRANLKDSFIKIIKGEAFLFQAHISVLETTNRHYKPDEKRPRKLLLHKKEIDKLFGKSQVGGMSIVALKLYFNKRNKVKLEIALAKGKNLHDKRETLKEKIQNREIAQTLKEFQRR, from the coding sequence ATGAAAATAATTGCCACTAACAAAAAAGCTTTGTATGATTTTTTTATTTTAGAAAAATATGAAGCAGGAATCGCACTAGAGGGCAGTGAGGTCAAGTCGATTCGAGCAGGGAGAGCGAATCTTAAAGATAGTTTTATAAAAATTATTAAGGGTGAAGCATTTTTGTTTCAAGCACATATTTCAGTGCTTGAAACGACAAATCGCCATTATAAGCCTGATGAGAAACGACCACGAAAGTTGCTATTGCATAAAAAGGAAATTGATAAGCTTTTTGGTAAAAGTCAAGTGGGAGGAATGAGCATTGTGGCTTTAAAATTGTATTTTAATAAGCGTAATAAAGTTAAGCTAGAAATCGCTTTAGCAAAAGGAAAGAATCTGCACGATAAGAGAGAAACGCTAAAAGAAAAAATACAAAATAGAGAAATTGCACAAACACTAAAAGAATTTCAGCGAAGATAG
- a CDS encoding 4-(cytidine 5'-diphospho)-2-C-methyl-D-erythritol kinase codes for MIKSYAKINIFLKITGRVVVESVKYHTLYSRFMLVKNLFDCLEIQESKVGFEILGDFDCPMEKNTIYKVYEVVLPLLNQERQEFLSHQKIEVEKKIPSGAGLGGGSSNAAAFLLWINEVLELRWSFEKLNEIAQKVGSDVPFFVSQYEVADVSGRGEKIFKSREKALEVEIVTPKIHCDTTKVYQTYAKDFYEPTQENWLEFSNAKILRQSPYENNDLLNSAIKLYPSLKEYAQQGYFLSGSGSSFWKVKE; via the coding sequence ATGATAAAGAGTTATGCTAAGATTAATATCTTTTTAAAGATTACAGGCAGGGTGGTCGTAGAATCGGTTAAATACCATACGCTGTATTCACGCTTTATGTTAGTTAAGAATCTTTTTGATTGTTTGGAGATACAAGAAAGTAAAGTAGGGTTTGAGATTCTTGGAGATTTTGATTGTCCTATGGAGAAAAATACTATTTATAAAGTCTATGAAGTGGTGCTTCCTCTTTTAAATCAAGAAAGACAAGAATTTTTATCTCATCAAAAAATAGAAGTTGAAAAAAAAATACCAAGTGGTGCAGGATTGGGCGGTGGAAGTTCTAATGCAGCGGCTTTTTTATTATGGATTAATGAGGTATTAGAATTACGATGGAGTTTTGAAAAGCTAAATGAAATTGCTCAAAAAGTGGGCAGTGATGTTCCATTTTTTGTAAGTCAATATGAAGTAGCAGATGTAAGTGGGCGTGGGGAAAAGATTTTTAAGAGCAGAGAGAAAGCTTTAGAAGTAGAGATTGTTACGCCAAAGATACATTGCGATACCACAAAAGTTTATCAAACCTATGCAAAAGACTTTTATGAGCCCACGCAGGAAAATTGGTTAGAATTTAGTAATGCAAAGATTTTAAGGCAATCACCCTATGAAAATAATGATTTATTAAATTCTGCCATAAAGCTTTATCCAAGCCTAAAAGAATATGCGCAACAAGGCTATTTTTTAAGCGGAAGCGGAAGTAGCTTTTGGAAGGTAAAAGAATAA
- the csrA gene encoding carbon storage regulator CsrA produces MLILSRKENESVSIGEDITIKIISIDKGSVKIGFEAPPHLTILREELKQAILETNKKSLSHKEDRIDWLVNAKKKS; encoded by the coding sequence ATGTTGATTTTATCAAGAAAAGAAAATGAAAGTGTTAGTATTGGAGAGGATATTACAATCAAGATTATTAGCATCGATAAGGGAAGTGTAAAAATAGGTTTTGAGGCGCCACCTCATTTGACAATCTTAAGAGAAGAGTTAAAACAAGCTATTTTGGAAACCAATAAAAAATCCCTTTCTCATAAAGAAGATAGAATTGATTGGTTAGTGAATGCTAAAAAGAAAAGCTAA
- the truB gene encoding tRNA pseudouridine(55) synthase TruB, with translation MVLNGIFVAKKPLFVSSNGYLGFLKRRDGVKKAGFSGILDPFACGVLVVAYGQYTRLFPFLKKTPKVYQATLWLGLESDSLDLENIQKIHQTKVFSEDHLKEVLQKFCGKIRFIPPKYSAKKINGQKAYELARAGKEVLLKEQTMEIFRIEFLNYSHPFLSFKVWVSEGSYIRTLGEMIAKELDCLGGLSYLERLSEGGLCYEGEKLLDPLEILELPKVLGINNKDLKEKVKNGKKIIQDELQIAKDGKYIVQFEEFFSIISNQENKIEYLANRIPLC, from the coding sequence ATGGTTTTGAATGGTATTTTTGTGGCAAAAAAGCCTTTGTTTGTTTCTTCAAATGGGTATTTAGGGTTTTTAAAAAGACGCGATGGAGTTAAAAAAGCTGGATTTAGCGGGATTTTAGATCCTTTTGCTTGTGGAGTTTTGGTGGTGGCTTATGGACAATATACACGACTTTTTCCTTTTCTTAAAAAAACTCCAAAAGTTTATCAAGCGACACTTTGGCTTGGTTTGGAGAGTGATTCTTTAGATCTTGAAAATATCCAAAAAATTCATCAAACCAAAGTATTTTCTGAAGATCACCTAAAGGAAGTTTTGCAGAAATTTTGCGGAAAGATTCGCTTCATTCCTCCAAAATATAGTGCTAAAAAAATCAATGGGCAAAAAGCCTATGAACTTGCAAGAGCAGGAAAAGAAGTGCTATTAAAAGAGCAAACTATGGAGATTTTTAGGATTGAATTTTTAAATTACTCTCACCCTTTTTTGAGTTTTAAAGTGTGGGTGAGCGAGGGAAGTTATATACGAACTTTAGGTGAGATGATCGCAAAAGAGCTAGATTGTTTGGGGGGGCTTAGTTATTTGGAGAGATTGAGTGAAGGGGGATTGTGTTATGAGGGCGAAAAGCTTTTGGATCCTTTGGAGATTTTGGAGCTACCCAAAGTGCTTGGGATAAATAATAAAGATTTGAAGGAAAAGGTAAAAAATGGAAAAAAAATTATACAAGATGAATTGCAAATCGCCAAAGATGGAAAATATATAGTGCAATTTGAGGAATTTTTTTCTATAATTTCAAATCAAGAAAATAAAATAGAATATTTAGCAAACAGGATTCCTTTATGTTGA
- the hypD gene encoding hydrogenase formation protein HypD: protein MNPYIDTYRNPQKIKEAFNAIKTLSKNLAKPLKIMEVCGGHTHTIMKYALPQLLPKNIEFVHGPGCPVCVMSKGRIDCAYKIASQKDVILVTLGDMIKVPGSYGSLQQARAKGLNVIFVYSPLEILKIAQNNPNKKVVYFAIGFETTTPMTAALLQKVITLNLKNVFFHINHVLVPPPLDIILGDENCQINALLAPSHVSVITGSKIYETLIKKYHIPIVVCGFEPVDVGESILSILKQSLANSPKVETQYARSVTYEGNLKAQSLVEQYFTLEKSFYWRGLGEIPHSSLKLKEEFGEFDAALIFKDYLGGIPKEEHKNCLCGEILKGNKKPYDCKLFGKACNPQNPLGSCMVSSEGACAAYFKYQGIQPA from the coding sequence ATGAATCCCTATATTGACACCTATCGCAATCCACAAAAAATTAAAGAAGCCTTTAATGCTATCAAAACACTAAGCAAGAATCTCGCAAAACCCCTTAAGATTATGGAAGTATGCGGGGGACATACACATACCATTATGAAATACGCACTCCCTCAACTCCTCCCAAAAAATATTGAATTTGTGCATGGACCAGGCTGTCCTGTGTGTGTAATGTCTAAAGGGCGCATTGATTGTGCTTACAAAATCGCTTCACAAAAAGATGTGATTCTTGTAACGCTAGGAGATATGATAAAAGTTCCAGGAAGTTATGGGAGTCTCCAGCAAGCTCGTGCTAAAGGATTGAATGTTATTTTTGTTTATTCTCCCCTAGAGATTCTAAAAATTGCCCAAAATAACCCAAATAAAAAAGTCGTTTATTTTGCAATAGGTTTTGAAACCACTACGCCAATGACTGCTGCACTCTTACAAAAAGTGATTACATTAAATCTTAAAAATGTCTTTTTTCATATCAATCATGTGCTAGTTCCACCGCCTCTAGATATCATCTTAGGGGATGAAAATTGCCAAATAAACGCACTTCTAGCTCCATCGCATGTAAGTGTTATCACAGGCTCTAAAATCTATGAAACTTTGATTAAAAAATATCATATTCCCATTGTAGTTTGTGGTTTTGAACCAGTGGATGTTGGAGAAAGCATTCTATCAATCCTTAAACAAAGCCTTGCTAATTCCCCAAAAGTAGAGACACAATATGCAAGAAGCGTTACTTATGAGGGGAATCTCAAAGCACAAAGCCTAGTTGAACAATACTTTACCTTGGAAAAAAGTTTCTATTGGCGCGGACTTGGAGAAATCCCACACTCTTCACTAAAACTCAAAGAAGAATTTGGTGAATTTGATGCAGCGCTTATTTTTAAAGATTATCTTGGTGGAATCCCAAAAGAAGAACACAAAAATTGCCTTTGTGGTGAAATTTTAAAAGGAAATAAAAAACCTTATGATTGCAAACTTTTTGGTAAGGCTTGTAACCCTCAAAATCCATTAGGTAGCTGTATGGTAAGTAGCGAGGGAGCTTGTGCGGCGTATTTTAAATACCAAGGAATCCAACCCGCATAA
- the groL gene encoding chaperonin GroEL (60 kDa chaperone family; promotes refolding of misfolded polypeptides especially under stressful conditions; forms two stacked rings of heptamers to form a barrel-shaped 14mer; ends can be capped by GroES; misfolded proteins enter the barrel where they are refolded when GroES binds) has product MASKEINFSDSARNRLFEGVKQLSDAVKVTMGPRGRNVLIQKSFGAPSITKDGVSVAKEIELADPIANMGAQLVKEVASKTADAAGDGTTTATVLAYSIFKEGLRNITAGANPIEVKRGMDKAAEAITQELKKISKPVSGKKEIAQVATISANSDAKVGELIAEAMEKVGKDGVITVEEAKGINDELSVVEGMQFDRGYLSPYFVTNSDKMEAELEHPYILLTDKKITSMKDILPLLESTMKSGKPLLIIAEDIEGEALTTLVVNKLRGVLNVAAVKAPGFGDRRKEMLKDIATLTGGEVISEELGKTLENATIADLGQASRIVIDKDNTTIVDGVGSKDAVNARIAQIKTQIESTTSDYDREKLQERLAKLSGGVAVIKVGAASEVEMKEKKDRVDDALSATKAAVEEGIIIGGGAALIRAAAKVSLSLEGDEKIGYEIIKRAISAPIKQIATNAGFDDGVVVNNVEQDSNANNGFDASSGKYVDMFEAGIIDPLKVARIALQNAVSVSSLLLTTEATVHEIKEDKPAMPDMSGMGGMGGMGGMM; this is encoded by the coding sequence ATGGCAAGTAAAGAGATTAATTTTTCAGATAGCGCAAGAAATAGATTATTTGAGGGTGTAAAGCAATTAAGCGATGCAGTTAAAGTAACAATGGGACCAAGAGGGCGAAATGTGTTAATTCAAAAAAGCTTTGGTGCTCCAAGCATTACAAAAGATGGTGTGTCTGTGGCAAAAGAAATTGAATTAGCTGATCCTATTGCAAATATGGGTGCACAGCTTGTTAAAGAAGTCGCAAGTAAAACTGCAGATGCAGCAGGAGATGGAACAACAACAGCAACTGTCTTGGCTTATAGTATTTTCAAAGAAGGTTTAAGAAATATCACTGCTGGTGCAAATCCGATTGAAGTAAAAAGAGGAATGGATAAAGCAGCAGAGGCTATCACTCAAGAGTTAAAAAAGATTTCAAAGCCAGTTTCTGGTAAAAAAGAAATCGCACAAGTTGCAACTATTTCTGCAAACTCTGATGCAAAAGTAGGTGAGCTTATCGCTGAAGCAATGGAAAAAGTAGGTAAAGATGGTGTTATTACAGTTGAAGAAGCTAAGGGAATCAATGATGAACTAAGCGTAGTTGAAGGTATGCAGTTTGATAGAGGTTACTTGAGTCCTTACTTTGTGACTAATAGCGATAAAATGGAAGCAGAGCTAGAGCATCCTTATATTCTTTTAACAGACAAAAAAATCACTTCAATGAAAGATATTTTACCACTTTTAGAATCAACAATGAAAAGCGGAAAGCCTTTATTGATCATTGCTGAAGACATTGAAGGTGAAGCACTAACAACTTTGGTAGTGAATAAATTAAGAGGTGTTTTAAATGTTGCTGCAGTTAAAGCTCCTGGATTTGGCGATAGAAGAAAAGAAATGTTAAAAGACATCGCAACTCTAACAGGTGGCGAAGTGATTAGCGAAGAGCTTGGCAAAACTTTAGAAAATGCAACTATTGCAGATCTAGGACAAGCTTCAAGAATCGTTATTGATAAAGATAACACAACAATTGTAGATGGAGTAGGAAGCAAAGATGCAGTGAATGCAAGAATTGCACAAATTAAAACCCAAATTGAATCTACAACAAGTGATTATGATAGAGAAAAACTACAAGAAAGATTAGCAAAACTAAGTGGTGGTGTAGCAGTTATTAAAGTAGGTGCTGCAAGTGAAGTTGAAATGAAAGAGAAAAAAGATAGAGTAGATGATGCGCTCTCTGCTACAAAAGCAGCTGTAGAAGAAGGAATTATTATCGGTGGTGGTGCAGCTCTTATTCGTGCAGCAGCAAAAGTAAGCTTGAGTTTAGAGGGTGATGAGAAAATTGGTTATGAAATCATTAAACGCGCTATTTCTGCACCTATCAAACAAATCGCAACAAACGCAGGTTTTGATGATGGTGTAGTGGTTAATAATGTAGAACAAGATTCTAATGCAAACAATGGATTTGATGCATCAAGTGGTAAATATGTTGATATGTTTGAAGCAGGAATCATTGATCCATTAAAAGTAGCAAGAATCGCATTACAAAATGCTGTTTCTGTTTCAAGCTTGTTACTCACAACTGAAGCTACAGTGCATGAAATCAAAGAAGATAAGCCTGCAATGCCTGATATGAGTGGTATGGGCGGAATGGGAGGTATGGGCGGAATGATGTAA
- a CDS encoding pyridoxal phosphate-dependent aminotransferase, producing the protein MYASKVTNLSESITIAISSLARELKAQGRDILSFSAGEPDFDTPQIIKDEAIKAIQNGFTKYTAVAGIPELLQAISYKLSNENHLTYSPEEIIVNSGAKHSLFNVFQALIEKDDEVIIPSPYWVTYPELVTYSGGKNVFIQTTQENRFKITPEQLKSAITPKTKILVLTTPSNPTGMVYSKSELESIAEVLKDTNIWVISDEIYEKLVYDNAFTSCGSISQDMLERTITINGLSKAVAMTGWRMGYLATKDKKLRQLIVGLQSQSISNINSITQKASIPALDGRAEQDIQKMCQAFKERRNVACELFNEIQNLSVDLPDGAFYLFVNCKNVNPNSMEFSKALLEKEGVAVVPGIGFGAEGYFRFSFATDLDSIKKGIARIANFCQS; encoded by the coding sequence ATGTATGCATCTAAAGTTACCAATCTATCAGAATCTATCACTATTGCCATTAGCTCTTTAGCCAGAGAACTCAAAGCACAAGGACGAGACATTCTCTCTTTTTCTGCAGGAGAACCTGATTTTGACACTCCGCAAATCATCAAAGATGAAGCCATCAAAGCTATTCAAAATGGCTTTACCAAATACACTGCGGTTGCAGGGATTCCTGAATTACTCCAAGCTATTAGCTACAAACTCTCAAATGAGAATCATCTTACTTATTCTCCCGAAGAAATTATTGTCAATAGTGGCGCTAAACATTCCTTGTTTAATGTTTTTCAAGCACTCATTGAAAAAGATGATGAAGTTATTATCCCAAGTCCTTACTGGGTAACTTATCCCGAACTTGTTACTTATAGTGGTGGAAAAAATGTCTTTATTCAAACCACGCAGGAAAACCGCTTCAAAATCACTCCAGAGCAACTCAAATCCGCTATCACGCCAAAAACAAAAATCCTTGTTTTAACTACCCCATCAAATCCAACGGGAATGGTGTATTCTAAAAGCGAATTAGAATCCATTGCAGAAGTTCTAAAAGACACAAATATTTGGGTAATTAGTGATGAAATTTACGAAAAACTTGTTTATGACAATGCTTTTACTTCTTGTGGGAGCATTAGCCAAGATATGCTAGAGCGAACCATTACTATTAATGGACTAAGCAAGGCTGTTGCTATGACTGGCTGGAGAATGGGATATCTTGCTACCAAAGACAAAAAGTTACGCCAACTCATTGTTGGCTTACAAAGCCAATCTATTTCTAACATTAACTCAATCACACAAAAGGCTTCAATTCCAGCGCTAGATGGTAGAGCAGAACAAGATATTCAAAAAATGTGTCAAGCATTCAAAGAAAGAAGAAATGTTGCTTGCGAACTTTTTAATGAGATTCAAAATCTAAGCGTGGATTTACCTGATGGCGCTTTTTATCTCTTTGTAAATTGTAAAAATGTTAATCCTAATTCTATGGAATTTTCTAAAGCGTTGCTTGAAAAAGAAGGGGTAGCTGTAGTGCCAGGAATTGGTTTTGGCGCAGAAGGGTATTTCCGCTTTTCTTTTGCCACCGATCTTGATAGCATTAAAAAAGGTATTGCTAGAATCGCAAACTTCTGCCAATCTTAA
- a CDS encoding SMR family transporter has protein sequence MFSVYFIYVILAAVLDIVANLALNKSEGFRKLKWGLFSITLVWLAFYLLALSVEGGMSLVIAYTLWGCIGIFGTTLGGWYFFNQRLKPIGWIGIFIIVIAVIVLKTA, from the coding sequence ATGTTTAGTGTCTATTTTATTTATGTGATTTTAGCGGCTGTTTTAGATATTGTTGCTAATTTAGCTTTAAATAAATCAGAGGGTTTTAGAAAGTTAAAGTGGGGATTATTTTCTATTACTCTTGTGTGGTTAGCATTTTATTTGCTTGCATTGAGTGTGGAGGGGGGTATGAGTTTGGTAATTGCTTATACGCTTTGGGGTTGTATAGGTATTTTTGGGACAACTTTGGGAGGTTGGTATTTTTTTAATCAGAGACTTAAGCCTATAGGATGGATTGGAATTTTTATTATTGTTATTGCAGTTATTGTATTAAAAACTGCTTAA
- a CDS encoding DMT family transporter: MFRAWLFLIMAIFCEVFGVSVMNYSGQVNKFFAYGCMFFMLGISYYFMSLAIQRINVGTAYAIWEIVGLSLITIISVFVFGNHLNTQEYIGLTLALIGIILVNLGEKHSSQDDLGR, translated from the coding sequence ATGTTTCGTGCGTGGTTATTTTTAATAATGGCTATTTTTTGTGAGGTATTTGGGGTTTCTGTTATGAATTATTCTGGGCAAGTTAATAAGTTTTTTGCTTATGGTTGTATGTTTTTTATGCTGGGAATTTCGTATTATTTTATGTCTTTGGCTATCCAAAGAATTAATGTAGGCACGGCGTATGCCATTTGGGAAATTGTAGGTTTATCATTGATTACGATTATTTCGGTTTTTGTTTTTGGCAATCATTTAAATACACAGGAGTATATTGGGCTTACTTTGGCATTAATTGGGATTATTTTAGTAAATTTAGGTGAGAAACACTCTAGTCAAGATGATTTGGGGCGGTAA
- the aroB gene encoding 3-dehydroquinate synthase: MEITLPSYTISFGALPKIKHRGKVLVITNPKIAGLHLQKLLANLEATEVYCICLQDGESYKNFQSIEIILEAAFNHRLDRNSLMVAFGGGVIGDMVGFAAGIFMRGIHFIQIPTTLLSQVDSSVGGKTGINNQFGKNLIGLFHQPKAVYIDTEFLQTLPPREFSAGVAEIIKMAICFDKDFFNQLCTSNLNDSNTLLQVIYKAVSIKAKVVAEDEKEKGIRAALNYGHTFGHIIELQSGYGTYLHGEAVSLGMVMANTLALKLNLITQEESKLILKTLQRFHLPTSYKIKNTESFYQAFFLDKKSQNNQITFILPSGIGNFSFQTNIPKSTIIEVLEEFA; the protein is encoded by the coding sequence GTGGAAATTACACTACCTAGTTACACAATTTCTTTTGGTGCTCTACCTAAAATCAAGCACAGGGGTAAAGTTTTAGTTATTACAAATCCAAAAATTGCAGGCTTACATCTACAAAAGCTGCTTGCTAACCTTGAAGCTACTGAGGTGTATTGCATTTGTCTCCAAGATGGAGAATCTTATAAAAATTTTCAAAGTATTGAAATTATTTTAGAGGCTGCTTTTAACCATCGCCTTGATAGAAATTCCTTAATGGTCGCTTTTGGCGGAGGAGTAATTGGTGATATGGTAGGATTTGCCGCAGGAATCTTTATGCGCGGAATCCACTTTATTCAAATCCCTACAACCTTGCTTTCACAAGTGGATTCAAGTGTTGGAGGCAAAACAGGAATTAACAATCAATTTGGGAAAAATCTCATTGGGCTTTTTCATCAACCCAAGGCAGTTTATATTGACACAGAATTCTTGCAAACTTTACCGCCAAGAGAATTTAGTGCCGGAGTTGCAGAAATTATTAAAATGGCTATTTGTTTTGATAAGGACTTTTTTAATCAGCTTTGCACCTCAAATCTCAATGATTCAAATACCCTTTTACAAGTCATTTACAAAGCTGTATCTATCAAGGCAAAAGTTGTTGCAGAAGATGAAAAAGAAAAAGGAATTAGAGCAGCTCTAAACTATGGGCATACCTTTGGGCATATTATTGAACTACAAAGTGGCTATGGGACTTATCTTCATGGAGAAGCCGTAAGCTTGGGAATGGTTATGGCAAATACCCTTGCTTTAAAACTCAATCTCATCACACAAGAAGAATCTAAGCTTATCTTAAAAACCCTTCAAAGATTCCATTTGCCTACAAGCTACAAGATTAAAAATACAGAATCATTTTATCAAGCCTTTTTCTTAGATAAAAAAAGCCAAAACAATCAAATCACCTTTATTTTGCCTAGTGGCATTGGTAATTTTTCTTTCCAAACTAATATTCCAAAATCTACGATTATTGAGGTCTTAGAGGAATTTGCATGA